The Clarias gariepinus isolate MV-2021 ecotype Netherlands chromosome 3, CGAR_prim_01v2, whole genome shotgun sequence DNA window GGGGCGAGACCTCACAATCGGACCTACATCGTTCGGgttatcataatcatcatcctcatcatcagtGTCCTCGAGATCATCCGAAAGAGGGCTATCAGGAGTTCGTCCCAACACCCtcttgggagtctttccctttccAGAGAACCACTCTTTCAGCGAGGCTCCCCTTGCTTCCACAGCAATGGAGCAGCTCACGGGTGAGcccgcatttgtgagaaagggggagacaggcaCAGAAGGGCAGTTCATGAAAGGATTAGTGGGATTCAAATTAGGATAGATTTCCTCAATAattgattggttagatgctgaTGTTACTGTTTCAGCATGATGTGGAGGAGGGACCGGAAAAGGCGACTTGAACTTAGTTTCAAATGTGACCTTGggaatctttttcttttgtattttagtttcttttatgttCAAGTATTTATCCCAGAGAGCTTTCATTTCTACCCATTTTTGGTAACCCAAACCCATGTAGGGATAATCCCAACCTGGATCACCCATACCCTCATATATCTGAGAGTAAGCATAGGCTAGATATTCAGACTTAAAAGTACCTCTGTGtggataggttaaaaattgaggTTGTGGTTCAGTCCACCCTGATAAATTATCGAGCCAAGGTGTGGTAAAGCGAGTGAGTCCACACCTATTCATCCAGTCGCGCGGGACCTCTTCTGGGTCCGGCTTTGGATAAGTAGTTGTGTTCCTATTACCCATTTTAGAAATGTAAATTAACCCCCGACCGAAAGaaccaatatcttcaacaaacaacacaaaacttcaacaaaaaaaacaacaaagagcgggcaacagaatacagctttcACACTACGCTTCAGTTCCAGGAACTTTTCAAAAGCGAGTGCTTgctaaacaggcgtaaaagccACAAATCAAACCTCCTCTACACGGTCCAGATACCACAAAACAGGGAGCGTGCTTGCTCTATCCTTttatagagaaaaataaaaaagcagcactcacctgattagaggtatcctGGACAAAGCCCCCCagattgtaaggatttcttgaattaaGGTTAGACCCcctttgtctactcagtgctcagcctgtattcagCTTGTCCCGTCTGGCCAGGGAACACCTCATTgaaacacacaagtcagtgctcagtgagatgttcaaagtttattgtggaagACAAgagtataaaaacacacacacacacacacacacacacacacacacacacacacacacagaaagcacCAAAAGGAGAGGTGCAGGAGCGGGTACATCTGGtctgaaatgtttataaaaaagataACGTGAAGAATAACAGAAGCTTGGGAGTAGGTCTGCATTTATGACCCTGAACATGGATTATACTAAGGAATGTGTTTGCTGATAGTGCAGCGTGTCGaggtcaaagaaagaaaacactgttctcatgcacacagaatatcatgaaacgcactaaaaattaaatattcccTACACATGGACTAAGTGGATTAGTTGCCCTGTCAATCCGTCTGATATTTCCTGTCAATATCCTCATGTCTAGGCTGCCTGCATGCATCCCTCAGCTCTAGAGTAAGGCTTGAGGATCAGACCTTGAAAATTAAGcttcaaataaattgtttcagCCTGATGATTTAGTCATAAAAAGTACATTGCACGTATTTACCAGAGTAACCTACTTTATGGCTACACAATCACAGTAAATTACATTTGATAAccttacacaaacaaaaacgcTGCGCTTTCAAGAATCAACCACCTttcttttgaaataaagaaattctGTACGTGGAAAGTCTTTGTTCTGATTATGTGAACAATGAAGTTTAAACTTTATTGAGTGTAGCCACTTGATGAGATCATCCCCGAAATCTGGGTTGATTATCACAGATGACTGGTATCTCAGGAGTGCCTTGTGTAGCCTGACAAAGAGGAGGGgtgggagagagacagaaagacagagaaacacACTTGGGTATTCTCACTGTAACATCATGTACAGGGTCAATGTACTTTGGGGTCAATGTGATTTAAAAGAAagctctctctcttgctttagTCTTTATTATTTGTACCAACAAATAGtctatagcttttttttttttttttttttttttttttaatcttttaaaatttgtcTCCAAAATGGTAGTCACCATTTACATCCACGGTACAATCTGATACCAATCAGTTAAATAAGACGTGAGCCAGGAGAGTTCCTAATTTATCGTGGGGTTTAGTATGATCAGTGGTCTGCACTAAAGTCAAGCAACATAAGCAAGGAGACAAATTCTGACCAAAGCCAAGTAGAACAGTACTTTAAACAGTCTCTGTGCTGTGGTAAGGCCTAAATCCtgggggggctggagcctatcccaggagacttggggcatgaggtggCGTACACCctggtgtcaatccatcgcagggcacacacttgCATACTAATTTACaaaccacaggcaatttggataTGGCACTTAGCCttaactgcatgtctttggactgtgggaggaaacccaacatgCACGGGGAAAACCATGCAAACTTTAGACCCAGAATTGAACCTGGCCAGAAActaaacctggaccctggagaggCAAGGTGACTGTGTTTACCACTAAGCCGGCTACCTTAGTGAGCTGTCTAAGATAGTTAGATTGAAAAAATATCTGAAGGAGCCTTCTAGATAAAAGACCAGGTTATGGCACTTCCCAGCTGATCAATCCATTCACTTGATTTAGGTATAGTTTTGACTTAAAATGTTTGACAGCAGTAAATATCATGGTGACTGTTTGTTTTCAGCTTCCCGATGGTTAAGAATTGCATTCTGAAAGAATGATACCTGTGACTTATATAACCCATCAAAGCTGGAGCTGTGTATGTGGTGAAAACTCGGTAACTTTGTATTTTGCTGTGAAAAATCACCAGATCAGGAAGGAATGTCAGGCCTGCTAGTCATCAGATTGTAACTGATGCATAGATAAACTGGCAAGAAAGTAAAACAATGGCTCAGTCAAGAAACTAGGGTTTTAGGAATCTGGCTAATGAAGTCACAAACCCACTAGTTGGCAAACCATGGGTGGAAATTCGTAAGAGtaccccaggagacttggggcataagGTATGTATGcgtattggaaaaaaaaaaaccctaccaGTTCATTGTTTTTAGAAAGCATCCTGGTCCATACTCTGCACTCCAGTAGCTGGTTGTAATGGGCCCTTTTTTTGCCACAACCAAAAAGAAGCAGCTCAGCCACAGACCCATTTGGCAGAAGACCACAGAGCTCAAGAACTTTCCTAGCCAAAGTGCTGGGGAAAATATTTCAGCACAAATATGGGGAAATTGATATCTGCTCAAGCCCATGTATGCATGTTTGCAAAATCAGCTGACATCAGCAAGTGCCTTGTTGTACAGAAACCGTATTAAATTCACTAGTGCTTGTCAGAGGACTGATGGGACTATGGCAGAGCTGGAGACCTGCTTGGTTCAGATATGGGGGGATCAAGAGAGACCCTCTCTGGCCCATGTAAGAGGGTTGGCAGAATTTACACTCTACAGTGTGgtgcacagtacggtgatgggAAACGGCTTGACCGCAATATTGGCATGTATAAGCAAGTCTGCAGTTTGTCAGATTGAGgattttgtgtaaaaatcacTGTTGTACAAGTACTGTTGTAGTGTATGTTTGTAGTTTACTCACGGTGAATTGAGTATAGGTACTCACTAAATGATGTCCAGGTGTTAAATACTGCCCTCTGATGGTTAGGAATTGTAAAATAGAACATAATGCAAATCAACACACCAAGATCGAGACCCCAGTTATTAACAGGTTTATTTTATCCCATTACTCTTGTATGTAAAAAATCATAGAAAATATCAAAAATCAGATTTGGTTAAAGTTTGATCTTCATATAAAGTTTATTCTTTATATTGAGTACTATTTGACTTcagtttaaaaaagtatatatatatattttttttacaccctATTCTGTCCCCATGCTCCAGGTAAAGTCAGCTTTGCGGCTGCCCAAGTGCAGTTTGGATCAAATGCGTGTATGCAGTTCAAGAACTGGCAAGGAGAGGCGCAAGGGTAAGAGTCGCCTGACCTGGCAGAGCAGCAGCTCTTCTTCAtcgtcctcctcttcctcctcctcctcattatGTTCACCTCAGGGATCGCGGCGTGCTCCGCCATCGCCCAAGTTTCCTAGCCCTGCTGAAATACTGCAAGTTCCCTTCCTCGACTCCATAGTGTCCCTTGCTCTGCCTGAGGCACCCAGAGAAGAGCTGGAGTGGAAGCAGGTAAGTAAAGTGAACAGAacagtaaaaacagtaaaaaatatatatataataataataataataattaaaaaatatacaatacacaatacaaatttatttatatagcacatttaaaaacaaccagtgttgaccaaagtgctttacaaaagcaaaaataaaaagacaatacACATACAAAGGCATTTAAAtagtaattttgtaaataataaaaaagtgaaatttaagCTAAGGAATATTGAACGCCTTAGAGAAAAGGTAAGTTTTCAAAGCAGATTTAAAAACTGACAGGGTTTGAGCAGATTTAATATAAATcgaaaggctattccataacctAGGACCGATTACCGCAAAAGCGCGATCACCTTTATTTTTAAGTCTAGTTCTAGGAACATAGAGTAAATCAGAGTTACTTGATCTGAGTAAGCACGACTGTGTGGATGGATGTAGTAAGTCGGCTAAATACCGTGGAGCCTGATTCCATAGGGactttaaaacaaataacaaaactttaaaatcaATTCTATTTGAAGATATTCTAAAACCAATGCAGTGAAATCAAAACCGGTGTAATATGTTCACACTTACGCTTCCCTTTAAGGAGTCGGGCTGCAGCATTTTGAACCAACTGCAATCGTGCGACACATATCTGGAGGCACCAATATACAAAGAGTTACAATAATTTAGTCGTGATGGTACAAAAGCATGCATGACAATTTCAAAATTCTTAACAGACAAGAAAGGCTTAACCTTTGCTAAAAGACAAAGATGGTAAAAGCAAGACTTCACCACAGCACATATCTGCTTGTCAAATTTAAGGCTGTTATCAAGTAAAACCCCCAGATTCCGAACACAATTGGTACTGTATGGTAACAAAGTATCAAAATCAAGATCATGAATGCTATGATCATTTGAGCCAAACAAAATAATTGAAGTCTTGTTTTCATTAAGACTTAAGAAATTACTAGCAAGCCAGAGTTTTAATTCGTCCAAGCAATCTAATATAGGCTTTAAGGCAAACCTATTGTCACGCTTTAAAGACAAatctgtgtgtcgtcagcatacaGATGATAAGATACGCCATATCTAGATAAAATAGTACCCAAAGGGAGCATATAGAGATTAAACAGTACCGGACTAAGAATAGAGCCCTGAGGGACACCAGAACTTAAAAGTATATCAGAAGAGAAATTGGAGTCAAGGCAGACAGAGTAGCTCCTATTAGTTAAATATGATCGGAACCATTGTAGCACCGTACCCCGAAGGCCCACACACAGGTctctagacgtgataaaagagTATTGTGATCTACCAAGTCAAATGCGGAACTAAGGTCTAACAAGACCAAAGCCACAGACTGCCCAGAATCAGTAGTCAGCATTACATCATTCATAACTCTTAAAAGTGTGGATTCAGTACTGTGAtgggctttaaaaccagactgaACTTATTCATGTAAATTGTTTTCATTCAAAAAGCTCTGAAGTTGACCTAGGACCACTTTTTCTAAAATTTTCGAAGGAAAGGGTAATTTTGAGAGTGGACGAAAATTACTTATGAGCATAGGATCCAGAttagtttttttaagttgagggaaaacaaaggcaTGTTTAAGACAATCAGGTACGGTCCCAGTTTTCAGACTTTTGTTGATAAAAGgcaacaaatcaaataaaaaaaacttgcttaaGAAAATGCTTAAGAAAACTTGCTTAAGAAAATGTGATTCTCAATGTTTCACATTGGGAATCACATCCTAAAGACAATTAGTAGGTTTTAACAATGCTACAATCTCATTTAGGGAAGGCAAGGTGATACGCTTAAAGACATAGCATGTAGAAGAGCAAAGGGAAACATCACATAATGTAAAGGATGACAGGGGCATTAGAGATTTAATCAGTGAGATCCTATCATTAAAATATCTCGCAAAATCCAAAAAGAGAGATTGATATCTTAGAAAATTGATTAATAGTGGGATTGAGAGCAGAATCAATTTTTGAAAATAAGGCTTTAGGCCTGGTGCTGTTAGataaaatcaacttaaatatatatattatgaaggggaaaaaaatcaaacttGTCTGTCGCTTGTGTGTCATGTGTCAAGCTAAAATTTGACATTCATGGCATCAATGTTTTCTTTGAATTTAGCAAAGAAATAAGAAAACTTGAAGCCTCAGGAAATAAAGATTGTGCCATTAAAATGAAGATTAACTGGTTTCACCTTGCATTAATAACACAACATCTTCTATGTGTTTGATGAAGGAAAACTGTGGACATGTCATATTGGTTTTACAGATGTCATTCATAGTTTTAGAGACAACAAATCTATCATAATGACACTAGCTGATCATGTGTCCGATCCTCTGAGTGTTTTACATCACTTCCTAATGGCGCATGAGCAGCAGGCTGGCATAATGTGTCTCGGAGGGACTATACAAGTCCAAATACAAAGGGACTACAAGGGAAAGTCCCGTCATCTTCTCCCCCTTATCATATACACCTTGGAATTGAGTACAACTGTCAGTCTTGTGAGCTGCAGAACATGTCACATGATGTGTGGGAGCAATTGGCAACTCCTGAATGTAGCCAAGACCAAGGAAGAATAGGGTGTTGACGACCCTGGGAGCACGGGGACTAGCCGAATAGCCTTTTCTGTTTTTGAGGAAGAGGTGGGTGGACAGCTACAGTACAGGTACTCTGGCATTCAAGTTGACAACCGACTAGTCTGGAAAGGTAACAAAGGCTGCTGGAAGGAACCGAGCAGATTACTGTTTCTTGAGGAAGCTCAGGTTCTTTAATGTTTGCAGAATGTTTTGCAATTATTTTATCAGTCTGTACTGGCCAGTGTGTTATCAGTATTTTTTGCTGCTTTCTGCTGGTCAGCAGCACTCATACCACTGGTACCACCAAACTGAGCAGGAAGGCTATCCCAGTTCTGGGATTTTCCTGAAACCTTTGGAGGTGAAGCCCTTCTCTAGAGCcctcttaaacattttaatcagtCAGAAATTTTTTGGGCTACAATGGGAGGTCTTACCATCCACCATTACCTTCTACACTGATTCCCCTCTAAGTTGGGAGAAGGATCCCCTCCTCAGATATTAGGAACATAGCAATTAGTATATACATAAGCACCTACTATTATCCGTACTTATTCGTTGGTCATTATGTCTATGTGCTATAGATTGTGGACGTGTTGTGGAGCGACCCAAAGAGCCAGAATGGATGCAGCCCAAACACATTCCGTGGTGGAGGATGCTACTTCGGGCCTGATGTTACCCGGCGGCTATTGGAAAAGCACGGCATGTGTCTGCTCATTCGGTCACATGAATGCAGACAGGAGGGCTATGAGCTCTGCCATGACGGACAGGTCAGACACTTGAGGGGGTAGAACAACATTGTTTTGGATATAATGTGGCATGTATCTAAACTTAGCTGTgggaagtactgtatattagataaAGATTAAGTCATACTTATAGAACTGTggtatttgtgtttttagtaGTTGATCTTGAAATAAACCTATAGCTTTGggctttgtttattaattttcttttaaaaggtaaTCACCATTTTCTCTGCATCAAACTACTACGAGGAGGGCAGTAATCGTGGTGCATACGTGAAGTTGGGTCCAGATCTGATCCCACGTTTCTTCCAGTACCAAGTCAGCCGTAGCACCAGGAAGCTTACTCTGCAACAGAGGTATATAAGTCTGGAtgagaatatttttttctttgcacacACCTTCGatttccatggtctttcctgatttattttattttatttatttatttattttttgctttctacactgaaggcatccaaaatatgcaaggTGAGATATTCTTTCATATTGAGATATGTATGATCTAATCCCCAGAATTAGAAGTGAATCTTTATGCTCGTTGAGCTGCTTTCaggagaccaaacaggtgaaagtctgacagagagcgagatcaggactattgggaggatgctttaacacctcgaAACAAAGCTTTTGCAGATTGTCAGTCACGGTGTGGACAGAAGTGTGCAGACGTGCATCATCATGAGAGATCACAACGCTCTTGGATAGCAGACCAGTGCAGTGTTTATTCTGatgtttaggcttcagctcttcaataagcttCTCACTAGAactttgacttttgaactttttctagGATTGAGGATATTTCCATTCCATACTCTACCATCCACTCTCAGGCTCGTaatgatgaatccatgtctcattTTCAGTAGCCTTGAACAGATAGTGCTTATAAGACAGATGTATCACACACACTGGATGGGCAACTCTGGCACGCATCGAACGTACCGAACCAGTTGAGCTTCAATAAAGATCATTTGTACATCTTCATACATTGTCAGCCTGAGCAGGCACTAGTTGATCAATCAGCATTTCTTCTTTCTGGCTAGTGGTTTTAGTGTGTGTTCACCATCAGAATCACTAGAACTGTGACCTGCTCCAGCTCTGACtctgtaatgtaatgtttcATTTTGGACAGCAGGTGGCCCTGTTGTTCCATTTTTCAGTTTGCTTAAGCCTTTGTGAATACGGCATTCTTTTTGAGGGGAGGTGCCCACTTGGTGTGGTCACACATGTTAAATTCTCCTTTGCATATTGCATTATGGCGAGGCATTTTCTTAACCTTTTTAAGGATCCTATCCTCTTCTGTTGagctttacatatttttttttctctcccttgtTTCTTTTTAGACAGCTTTGTCTTATGTACATTGTTGAATTGTATTATTGAACAAAATAATCCTCTTAGATTTGTAAAGGCATACATCGACTAACAAGCCAAGAGATTACAAGAACTGCCTGTAAACCTTCAGTACAGACCTAGTGGAACGCTCTGAAGACTACAGTAGGTGGCATCATTCAGCTCAGGTTGAAGCCTAGACAAAGTTGGAGCATCTACAAGCTATGAAGAACAAGATTTTCTGGAATGATGGGGCAACTCTTTTGCCTGAATGCATCTTGTACTACTGTAAGATAAGATAAGCCTTTAATAATCCCGAAGGAAATAGTTTCTCCAGTgtctgcatataaaaaaaataaaatacaaatacaataaaaaagagagagagagaaataaaatacaatataaatagaatagaaaatatataagaaaaactaCAGACTTTACAGAAAGGTGCAGAATTGTCTTTTTTGTGTAATGTACATTTATGTTATTGCACTCAGGATTTATATTGCACACAATATTTGATATTGCATATAAAGTAGCAATGATATTGCACACcggatatatataaatattgcacATGATTTTCATATTATTGCATAAGTACTTGTAAACGTTATTCCTACATTGAAGCACGGCAGGGGCAGAATCACCCTACAGTATGACTATAGTCTTCAGCAGCATAAACAGGACTGATAAATGGGTCaaaagacagatagatgagTGGATGGACTTTATTGAATCCTAAATTTCAGTAAAAACCCCATTTAGGAGTGCTTGAAATTCAGGAGGGGTTCAGCCATAGCATTGAGTTCAACTTGATTATAAATCTCTGGAAAAACCTGAGGCAATGCTCCCCATCCAGCATGACAGTGCTAGAGGGATTCTACAGAGAAGAATGGGATAAGGTCAACGCTGTGACATTTGTAGCATCATACACATGATGACGTAAGTGCTTCAATGTAtctgagtgtatgtgtgtctgttttagAGTCAGTGTGGCTGAAAGCTCGGCTCTAAAAGCTCTGCAGGAGAAGCTGTTCGCACATCGCTCTGAACTCGTGGCTGCTTTTCAGCAGTACGATATCTGCAAGACGGGTAAGAGAACTTAAATTTGTTctactaaacttttttttttctttactgttttgctcttcattttttttttcttgctttttcttGCACAGGCAGAATATCCACTAATGAATGGGCCGAGGTAGTGGAGTCGGTGCTGAGGTTGGATCTTCCTTGGCGTACTTTGAGACCTCGCCTCGTGCGCCTGGCCTCTGATGGAAACGTAGAATACGAGTCATGCTTTGAAAACATCGGTCCAGGCCAACCTATGCCACAGGTTTCACATTCATTTAGTTCAAAAGAGAAAGTTACTTTAGAAATGTATGTTcaaattttatatgaatataaaatatattataattaaagacacagaagaatgtttttttaaacattctttgcatgcaaaaaaaattgtgaaaggccccatattttactatttctgttattatactattattaaaGGGACAACCCATGGGAGATGTTTGGAAGTCAGAGAGGTCTGAGGTGGTTTGGatatgtttagaggagagattgtgagcatcTTGGTATTGTAGAAGGAcgttgaggttggaactgccaggcaggaggtctacaGGAAGACTAAGGAGAAGAATTGTAAatgcagagagagaggacatgaagttagttggtgagAGGGAAAAATGCAGAGGATAGGAttggatggaggcagatgatttgctgtggtgacccctgaaagggaacagcagaaagacaaagaagacgaCTAACATGGCACAGAGCTCCCACTTTGTACTCACTTTGTTTTAGTCCTCTAAACACAATAATTCAGTGTCCATGTAAATAAGCTACTAGTGAGTCTGCTTGTGAGGTCACATCAGGGgcaaaatctaattggcttgtttaagcccaaacccatacaaaaatgaaaaatccatCTGAAAACCCAGGAATGACTTAAAGGCAAAATTTGCATAATAGCAATATTAAGAAGTAATAAcaaaccagattttttttaaaaccggTTTCTGGAACCTTTAAAGAAATTGCATCGGCTAAAGTCAGTAATGACGTGCAGTACTACTGGCATTAGATTTTGGATGCGATTGGGGATTTGTGGCTGAAGTTTGTTCATGCAAGCAGTATATAGGACTTTaggttgtaaataaatttctaatATGTGTCCTAGTAGGACTTTCACTGTTAAGCCATCAACATAACTGATGTTTattgttaattgttttgttttttttcaacctAAAGGTGGCACCAAACTTAGCAGAAACACTGTATAGGTACAGAACTGACCTTGAGATCATCTTCAACATCATCGACAAGGACCATTCCGGCAAGTGTTAAATTGAATGTAAACCTAAGCCTATTGTTAGCACTGATTTCCTAACATCCCCAAATGTTTTGCTCTCGTTCACTCCTTTCACCATCCCACAATCCTCATTCATCCCATAATCCCATTGTGTGTATTACTCTTCATGGTTAAGGGATGACGATTTCACCTTTTGCAGGTCAGATTTCCATCGAGGAGTTCCGGCAGACATGGAAACTCTTCAGTTCTCACTTGGGTGTGGATGTGGACGACCAAGCCATTGATGACATGGCACGCAGCATCGATTTCAACAAGGACGGCAGCATCGACTTCAACGAGTTCCTCGAGGCGTTCCGGGTCGTACATAAACTGGATGTGAAGGAGCAACAGCAAGGCTGACGAACACATTCACATAAGACAAGACAGTATAACGCTCAGATAACGATCAATATCCAATGATCTTAACTGCATTtccatttgttttaatttaatgacaGAGTTGCACTTAATGTAAAATTCAAAACAAGGACTGAGAAGCATGGGGTTAATCAACATTAATGTGCTTTTTAGGTTTGAGTCTGCTTAATTAGGTTTGAGTTTGTTCTctgtatttacagtagatgAGAAGACAGATGTGAATACAGGTGTGAAGCAGGTTTTGGCACCGcattttatactgtagcacCACTTACATTTTGTGGTCTGGTTAAA harbors:
- the ppef1 gene encoding serine/threonine-protein phosphatase with EF-hands 1 isoform X3, with protein sequence MGCGASVATENQGGPSEIDLMVKPPSPVLTMKAAILIQRWYRRYVARLEIRRRYTWNIFQSIEYAGEQDQLQLSSFFSFMLDNFTQLNGNGPADLISHLLDPAVDPVMEDGRQYNYEQIMVPESYSGPRLSFPLSVTDTNTLLSAFKEQQVLHAKYVLQLLQETQKFLIQMPNVIYLSSSYAKEITICGDLHGRLDDLLLIFYKNGLPSAENSYIFNGDFVDRGKNSMEIIIILFAFLLLYPDHMHLNRGNHEDHIMNLRYGFTKEVMQKYKTHGREILQLLQDVFSLLPIATVIDNKVLIVHGGISDETDLDFLSSVERHRVKSALRLPKCSLDQMRVCSSRTGKERRKGKSRLTWQSSSSSSSSSSSSSSSLCSPQGSRRAPPSPKFPSPAEILQVPFLDSIVSLALPEAPREELEWKQIVDVLWSDPKSQNGCSPNTFRGGGCYFGPDVTRRLLEKHGMCLLIRSHECRQEGYELCHDGQVITIFSASNYYEEGSNRGAYVKLGPDLIPRFFQYQVSRSTRKLTLQQRVSVAESSALKALQEKLFAHRSELVAAFQQYDICKTGRISTNEWAEVVESVLRLDLPWRTLRPRLVRLASDGNVEYESCFENIGPGQPMPQVAPNLAETLYRYRTDLEIIFNIIDKDHSGQISIEEFRQTWKLFSSHLGVDVDDQAIDDMARSIDFNKDGSIDFNEFLEAFRVVHKLDVKEQQQG
- the ppef1 gene encoding serine/threonine-protein phosphatase with EF-hands 1 isoform X1, which gives rise to MLPCGVQSLFVFTRTHDQTESIHVAIMGCGASVATENQGGPSEIDLMVKPPSPVLTMKAAILIQRWYRRYVARLEIRRRYTWNIFQSIEYAGEQDQLQLSSFFSFMLDNFTQLNGNGPADLISHLLDPAVDPVMEDGRQYNYEQIMVPESYSGPRLSFPLSVTDTNTLLSAFKEQQVLHAKYVLQLLQETQKFLIQMPNVIYLSSSYAKEITICGDLHGRLDDLLLIFYKNGLPSAENSYIFNGDFVDRGKNSMEIIIILFAFLLLYPDHMHLNRGNHEDHIMNLRYGFTKEVMQKYKTHGREILQLLQDVFSLLPIATVIDNKVLIVHGGISDETDLDFLSSVERHRVKSALRLPKCSLDQMRVCSSRTGKERRKGKSRLTWQSSSSSSSSSSSSSSSLCSPQGSRRAPPSPKFPSPAEILQVPFLDSIVSLALPEAPREELEWKQIVDVLWSDPKSQNGCSPNTFRGGGCYFGPDVTRRLLEKHGMCLLIRSHECRQEGYELCHDGQVITIFSASNYYEEGSNRGAYVKLGPDLIPRFFQYQVSRSTRKLTLQQRVSVAESSALKALQEKLFAHRSELVAAFQQYDICKTGRISTNEWAEVVESVLRLDLPWRTLRPRLVRLASDGNVEYESCFENIGPGQPMPQVAPNLAETLYRYRTDLEIIFNIIDKDHSGQISIEEFRQTWKLFSSHLGVDVDDQAIDDMARSIDFNKDGSIDFNEFLEAFRVVHKLDVKEQQQG
- the ppef1 gene encoding serine/threonine-protein phosphatase with EF-hands 1 isoform X2, producing the protein MLPCGVQSLFVFTRTHDQTESIHVAIMGCGASVATENQGGPSEIDLMVKPPSPVLTMKAAILIQRWYRRYVARLEIRRRYTWNIFQSIEYAGEQDQLQLSSFFSFMLDNFTQLNGNGPDLISHLLDPAVDPVMEDGRQYNYEQIMVPESYSGPRLSFPLSVTDTNTLLSAFKEQQVLHAKYVLQLLQETQKFLIQMPNVIYLSSSYAKEITICGDLHGRLDDLLLIFYKNGLPSAENSYIFNGDFVDRGKNSMEIIIILFAFLLLYPDHMHLNRGNHEDHIMNLRYGFTKEVMQKYKTHGREILQLLQDVFSLLPIATVIDNKVLIVHGGISDETDLDFLSSVERHRVKSALRLPKCSLDQMRVCSSRTGKERRKGKSRLTWQSSSSSSSSSSSSSSSLCSPQGSRRAPPSPKFPSPAEILQVPFLDSIVSLALPEAPREELEWKQIVDVLWSDPKSQNGCSPNTFRGGGCYFGPDVTRRLLEKHGMCLLIRSHECRQEGYELCHDGQVITIFSASNYYEEGSNRGAYVKLGPDLIPRFFQYQVSRSTRKLTLQQRVSVAESSALKALQEKLFAHRSELVAAFQQYDICKTGRISTNEWAEVVESVLRLDLPWRTLRPRLVRLASDGNVEYESCFENIGPGQPMPQVAPNLAETLYRYRTDLEIIFNIIDKDHSGQISIEEFRQTWKLFSSHLGVDVDDQAIDDMARSIDFNKDGSIDFNEFLEAFRVVHKLDVKEQQQG